One Onychostoma macrolepis isolate SWU-2019 chromosome 15, ASM1243209v1, whole genome shotgun sequence DNA segment encodes these proteins:
- the LOC131520484 gene encoding chymotrypsin-like protease CTRL-1: MTFTIFSITCLALVASALGCGVPAIKPQTIGSKIVNGQDAVSGSWPWQVSLQLPNGFHFCGGSLINKNWVLTAAHCAVAVGYHRVILGEHNRGSNVEPIQIKLVSKVITHPLYSSSTINNDIALLKLSSPVTFTPRISPVCLAPSTINILPGTRCFTTGWGQTATTTSPMILQQTGIPITSPAVCRQIWGQSTITDSMICAGGAGSSSCMGDSGGPLVCERSGVWTLVGSVSWGRSTCDTRFPVAYARISQLRSWIDRTIASN; encoded by the exons ATGACCTTCACCATCTTCTCCATCACCTGCCTTGCCCTGGTGGCCTCTGCTCTGG GTTGTGGAGTGCCTGCGATTAAACCACAGACGATCGGCAGCAAAATTGTGAACGGACAGGATGCTGTCTCTGGTTCTTGGCCCTGGCAGGTCTCTCTCCAG CTCCCCAATGGTTTCCACTTCTGCGGAGGATCCCTGATCAACAAGAACTGGGTTCTCACTGCTGCCCACTGCGCTGTTGC gGTCGGCTATCACCGTGTCATTCTTGGAGAACATAATCGTGGCTCCAATGTTGAACCCATCCAGATCAAACTAGTTTCCAAG GTCATCACCCATCCGCTCTACAGCAGCTCAACTATCAACAATGACATTGCTCTGCTGAAACTGTCGTCTCCAGTCACATTTACTCCCCGTATCTCTCCTGTATGTCTGGCTCCATCAACCATCAACATCCTGCCTGGAACCCGCTGCTTCACCACTGGCTGGGGCCAGACTGCCACCACAA CGAGCCCTATGATCCTGCAGCAAACAGGCATCCCCATCACGAGTCCTGCTGTGTGCAGACAGATCTGGGGTCAGAGCACTATCACTGATTCCATGATCTGTGCTGGAGGAGCTGGATCCTCGTCTTGCATG GGTGATTCTGGTGGTCCTCTGGTGTGTGAGCGTTCAGGGGTCTGGACTCTGGTGGGCTCTGTGTCTTGGGGAAGAAGCACTTGTGACACCCGTTTTCCAGTAGCCTACGCCCGCATCTCCCAGCTGCGCTCCTGGATCGACAGGACTATCGCTTCCAACTAG